A genomic region of Cydia strobilella chromosome 12, ilCydStro3.1, whole genome shotgun sequence contains the following coding sequences:
- the LOC134745939 gene encoding uncharacterized protein LOC134745939: MEVLKDYDNADTISIDTLALEELLEEERARELADLNSLSKKVCHLHTSLLYYRNSKSKMGAASYETWRTLVKKVGGTPDGWRDLGYILGIPQDDLDYISNSMKYEPDPTNVVLKVFMQDEDSTLDKIIDAFLKLKRYDILKALEQSLLDLTQCFNDKQEDSGYHSNSKNVHREIISYMKNLVNDLPPALSRNKDYNQPNPVPRIPLNPVDINVQKDGPVLFLTYAEDGLRTACNIQQLVAGWDSEVTVVMLNDRRDEVYQNPERFIREYVEKADYVVPILTTGYLSAIRTHNTSAPSTNGNLDHKYVNYVYNLITGQYIYADGCLNKKVRSVLPEGVFVPWMLISSYPVLKPWTCEADFDKQFKSFLGLTGS; the protein is encoded by the exons AT GGAAGTTTTAAAAGATTACGACAATGCAGACACGATCAGTATTGATACTTTGGCGCTTGAAGAACTTCTTGAAGAGGAAAGGGCGAGAGAATTGGCCGACTTGAACTCCTTGAGTAAAAAAGTGTGTCACCTTCATACAAGTTTGCTGTATTATCGTAACTCAAAGTCTAAGATGGGTGCAGCGAgctatgaaacttggaggacaCTGGTAAAGAAGGTCGGAGGCACCCCTGACGGTTGGAGGGATCTTGGCTACATTTTAGGGATACCACAGGATGATttggat TACATATCAAACTCAATGAAATATGAACCAGACCCAACTAATGTAGTACTTAAAGTGTTCATGCAAGACGAAGATTCAACATTGGACAAAATAATAGACGCATTCCTGAAGCTGAAACGCTACGACATATTAAAAGCACTCGAGCAGTCGCTCCTTGATCTCACACAATGCTTTAACGATAAACAGGAAGACAGTGGTTATCATAGCAATAGCAAAAACGTACATCGTGAAATAATAAGTTACATGAAAAATTTGGTCAACGACTTACCTCCCGCCTTATCAAGAAATAAAGACTATAACCAACCAAATCCAGTACCAAGAATACCGTTAAATCCAGTAGATATCAATGTACAAAAGGATGGACCTGTTCTGTTTCTCACATATGCGGAAGATGGTTTACGAACTGCTTGTAATATTCAGCAATTGGTTGCTGGTTGGGATTCAGAAGTTACAGTGGTTATGCTCAATGATAGAAGGGATGAAGTTTATCAGAATCCGGAAAGGTTTATTAGGGAGTATGTGGAAAAG GCTGATTATGTAGTACCCATCCTCACAACGGGATACCTAAGCGCTATAAGAACACACAACACCAGCGCACCAAGCACCAACGGCAACTTAGACCACAAATACGTCAACTATGTCTACAATTTAATCACTGGACAATATATTTATGCAGACGGGTGTCTAAATAAGAAGGTGAGGAGTGTATTGCCTGAAGGAGTGTTTGTTCCTTGGATGTTGATTTCGTCTTATCCGGTGTTGAAACCGTGGACTTGTGAGGCAGATTttgataaacagtttaaatcGTTTCTAGGGTTGACTGGCTCATAG
- the LOC134745952 gene encoding geminin, with product MSNREIQGSTRVTRKGLKTLQHTASDRENLVGRPSKTLKHQLSQDSPVDVEVKRKNLSTKETQANFDTKISADDLTNPEGASEKYWQILAEKRQVALQDALDENEKLRQIIEELKEKNAEYKQMLEEANSFIEVIKEELNTGSNDDTGIDVNDVSTADETEEPEPSPKTPKKK from the exons ATGAGTAATCGGGAAATTCAG GGTTCGACGAGGGTGACTAGGAAGGGACTCAAGACCCTGCAGCACACGGCTTCTGACCGAGAAAACTTAGTCGGCAGGCCTTCAAAAACTCTGAAGCATCAACTGAGTCAAGATTCACCAGT TGATGTTGAAGTCAAGCGCAAGAATTTGTCGACCAAGGAGACTCAAGCCAACTTTGACACCAAAATATCTGCAGATGACCTCACCAATCCTGAAGGAGCATCAGAAAAGTATTGGCAAATCCTAGCGGAGAAGCGGCA AGTTGCTTTACAAGATGCCTTGGATGAGAATGAAAAGCTCCGCCAAATTATAGAGGAGTTGAAAGAAAAGAATGCAGAATACAAACAGATGTTGGAGGAGGCAAACAGTTTCATTGAAGTCATCAAG GAGGAACTAAACACTGGCAGCAACGACGACACAGGCATCGACGTGAACGATGTCAGCACGGCTGATGAGACAGAAGAGCCTGAACCCTCCCCAAAGACTCCCAAAAAGAAGTAA